From Campylobacter pinnipediorum subsp. caledonicus:
ATGATGCCAGCTGTTGCAATTGCCATGGGAATGACTACTCCTGAAAACTCAGGACAAATTTGGATTTTAGTAGCATCATTTGCTGCCGTTTCTGGTCTATTTGTTCTTCCTACATATCCAACAACACTTGGAGCTATTGCAATGGACGACACAGGAACAACAAAGGTTGGTAAATTTATAATAAACCACTCATTTTTTATTCCTGGCACAATAATGGTAACTATATCTGTTATGCTTGGATTTATTGTTGCACCAATTTTAATCTAACCCAAATTATCAAGCTGAGATAAAATTCTCGGCTTGATAAATTAAAAAAATAATCTTTTTTGCCGATATATATATATAAATTAAGCAATAAAGGATTATATATGCAAATCAACTCATCTTTTTCAAACATTAATCAGCAAAATATAAATAAAACTAAGCAAAATGAAAATAAATTTGAAAATTTAGATGCAACAATGAATGCAAAACAAATTTCAAATTCATATTTTTTACAATACTCTAAACAAATAGAGCAAACAAGTTCATCAAGCATAAATGCACAATCATCTATTTTTGGTATATCAAATATAAATATACCAGATAATTTAGCTGAAATTTTAAAAGATATAGATCTAGATAAAATTGGCTATAACGGCAAAAATATAACAGAATTATCAAAAGAAGAAGCGGCTGAACTTGTAAGTGAAAATGGTTTTTTTGGAATATCGCAAACATCAGAAAGAATAGCAAATTTTATAATAAATGGTGCTGGAGATGATGTAGAAAAATTAAGAGCTGGTAAAGAAGGAATGTTAAGAGGTTTTAAAGAAGCTGAAAAATTATGGGGTTCAAAACTTCCTGAAATTTCGCAAAAAACAATTAAAAAATCAATACAAGAGGTTGATAAAAAACTAGCTGTGCTTGGCGCCGATGTTTTAAATGTGTCAGCTTAATAAAATTTTGTCCTAAATTTATTAGGACAAAATTATTATTTTATCTTTGGTGAAAAAATTAGACTTATAAAAGAATTAACACTATCAGATGTTATTTTTTGTATTATTTTTTCTATTTTTGGTGTCTCTTGCCAAATTGGTATATCAACATTTGATATATTTTCAAGCTCTTTTTTAGCATCAAAATAACCACCAAGCTCATCTATAAGGCCAACTTTTATAGCATCACCTGCTAAAAATACCCTTGCATTAGCCCATTCATTTATATTTTCTAATTTCAAATTTCTAGCCAAAGAAACATCAGTAGTAAAAAGCTCATATGATTTATCAACCAACTCTTGAATACTTTGTCTTTCAACCTCACTCCACTCTCTAGTAAATGTTCCGGCCTCTTTAAACTCACCAGCCTTTACCACTTGTTCTTTTATACCTATTTTACTAGCAAGTTCTGATATATTTGGGGCTTGCATTATAACACCTATAGAGCCTATAAAAGAGCCTGGATTGGCTATTATTTTATCAGCGTTCACACCGGCATAATAACTACCGCTCGTCATACTTCCGGCCGCATAAGAGACAACTTTTTTTTCAAGTTTTAGTTTTTTAACCTCCATAGCTATCTCAACACTAGGGCTTAAAGAACCACCGGGGCTATCTATATAAAGCAAAACACCTTTTATGTTTTTATCATTTCTTATATTTTCAAGCTTTTTAATAACCTCATCGGCATTAAAAATAGCACCTCTTATATCAACTTGCGCTAAATTTGAACTTTTTACATCAGTTTCAGGTGAAAAAACCAAAAACAAGATTAATAAAAAAATCAAAGCCTTAAAATAGTTATTTATAAACTTAAAAATAGCAATTATTGGTAAAAAAATATTTTTTAAAAATTGCACTCATTTCCTCCTATATAAAGTTTTTTTACATTTTTTGTTTGTAAAAGCATCTGTGTTAAAAGTGAGCTTTCATCGCATTGTGGTGCTTTTAAAACCATGATATCAGAATTATACCCTTTTTTAAGCACTCCGTTATTTAAACTTAAAGCATTAGCACCTCCAATAGTAGCAGCTTTAAATAATTTTTTACAAAGCTCATTTAAGCTCAAATCACAATGGGTAAAAATAGCCGCCCTAATCTCATCAAACATATTTAAACTCAAATTTGAACTAAGACCATCTGTTCCTATATTTAAAGACACATCAAAATCAAGCACACTTTTTAGATCAAGCCTCCTATCTCCAAGAAGTCTATTTGAACGAGGACAATGTGTTATACTATGATTCTTATCAAAATCTTTTAAATTTGAAGCATAAACACAATGTGTAAAAAGAGTCTTTAATCCTTTGAAATTTGCAAAAAATTCATCAGGATTATACATAGGCTTTGGATTATCAATAAATTTTTTGAGATGATTTTCAAAATTCCCCCTACCCTCTTCAAGCCACTGTTTTTCGTATTTGCTCTCTAAAAAATGAGTAGACAAAACTAGCTTTTCTTTTTTTGCAAAATCTAATGATTTTTGCAAAAGCTTAGGATGAACCGAATAAGGCGAATGTATAGCCATTGCAGGTATAAATCTCTCGCTTTTATACTTTACGCTTTCGCTAAAACGCTTTAAAAATAAATCAAAACTTTGTTCACAATAAAGCTCATTTGAACCTAAAATTTCATTAAACATAACTACATTTAAAGGTGAGTTTGCCAAAGACTTAATATCATTACCAAAACTTGATATCGCACCAACACTTGCTATTCCACTTTTTAGCATTGATTTTATAGCTTTTTCAATTACTTTTGGCGTTCCTTTTTTCACCAAAAAAGCTGAGTTTTTAACAATAGAACCAAGCCATACAATAAAATCACCATAAACCAAACTACTTTTATTTGCACTAAATTCCAAATGAACATGTGTATTTACAAAAGCTGGAGCTATGATAGAGTTTTTCATATCAATCACTTCGGCATTATTATATTTTTTTATAATTGTATCAGCATCGCCCATATCTATAATATGCTTTTGAAAAACAATAGCATGGTCTTTTAAAAAATTTAAATTTTCATCTATTAAGTATTTTGCTTTTAATATCTTCATATTTTACCCCTAAAAGTTGAGTATTGTAGCAAAAATTTAGAAATAAAAATGTATAATCTAGCTACATTTTATCAATGAAAGGTTATAAACGTGGATAAGAAATTTAAAATAATGGTTATTCAAGGACCAAATATCAATATGCTAGGTGTTAGAGATCCTGGTATGTATGGAAGTATGAAGATGGAAGATATCCATTCTCAAATGAAAGTAGTTGCAGAACAATACGGAGCCGATATTGAGTTTTTCCAAAGCAATTTTGAAGGTGAATTGGTAGATAAAATACAAGAATGTTTAGGTGAAGTTGATGGAATCATAATAAACCCAGCTGCATATTCTCATACTTCAATAGCAATAAGAGATGCTATAAGTGCTGTTGGATTACCTGCAATAGAAGTTCATATAAGCAATATCTACAGAAGAGAAGAGTTTAGAGAAAAAAGCTTGATAGCACCTGTATGTGCTGGTCATATTGCTGGTTTTGGACCTGTGGGATATCATTTAGCTATGATAGGAATGTTACAAATTTTTGATCAAATCAAAGCCTTGGAAGCAGCAAATCAAAATCAATGAAAAATTATATCCTAAGAGATGAAAACGCTGTATTTTTTGAATGCGGATACAGCTGTGATAATGAAATTTTTATCTGCGTAAATGGATATAAATTTTTTATCACTGATGCAAGATATGCCATAGAAGCACAAGAGTTTGCAAAATCAGATGTTAGTATTATATGCACACAAACAAGCGTCATCAAAGAGGCTAGATTTTTATTAAGAAAACTTAAGCCAAAAAATCTAGTTTTTGATCCATTTGATTTTAGCTATGCTGATTTTAACCAACTCTCTTCATCTCTTGGGGTTCATTTTATACAAAAACCAAATTTTTCAAAGCTAAAAAGAATTATTAAAAGCCAAGAAGAGATCCAACTCTTGCAACAAGCAGCAAAATTTGGAGAAAAATGTTTTGATGAATTTGCTGATTTTATCAGAAAAAATGGCGAAAACATGAGCGAAGAAGAGCTATTTTTTAATGCAAATTTGATTTTTCGTCAAAAAAATACACTAGGACTAAGTTTTGAGCCGATAGTGGCTATAAATGAAAATGCGGCAAAAGCACATGCTTTACCAAGTAAAAAAAAGCTAAAATATGGAGATTTACTCTTAGTTGATGCAGGTGTTAGATATAAAAAATACTGCTCTGATAGAACAAGAACGGCTTGTTTTGATGAGAATTTCAACTTCTCAAAAGAGCAAAAATTTAAAAATCAAAAACAACAAGATGTATATGAGATAGTAAAACAAGCTCAAATAAAAGCCATAAACATCATAAAACCAGGAGTAAAAGCAAAAGAGATAGACTTAGCAGCTAGAAATTTCATAGCAAAAGCTGGTTATGAAAAAGAGTTTTTTCACTCAACCGGACATGGAGTTGGGATAGATATACACGAGTTTCCAAATATAAATAAAAGAGAAGAAACCATCATTAAAGAAGGTATGATTTTTAGTGTGGAGCCTGGAATTTATATACAAAATGAATTTGGTGTTAGGATAGAGGATGTGGTTTTAGTAACCAAAGATGGAGCGTTGATTTTATGATGGCAGATGGAGCAAGATCTATCACAAGCTCATCTTTTTTTCCAAAATATTTTGGATTTAAGAATAATTTTAAATTTAATACATTGATAGGAGTTGGTGGAAATATAGGAAATACAAAAAAAATATTTGATAGATTTATAAGAGCATTAAAAGAAGATAAAAGATTTCACATAGTTGAAACATCTCCAATACTTATAAATAAGGCATTTGGATATATATATCAAAATGATTTTAGTAATGCTGTTATAAATTTACAAACTAGTGTAAGTCCATATAATTTATTAAAAATAATGCAAAATTATGAGAAAATTTTTAGGCGGACAAGAAGTTTTAAAAATGCACCAAGAACACTTGATTTGGATATATTATATTTTAGTCAGAAAGTTAGAAAAACAGAAAAACTGACAATACCACATATCGGAGCAAATCAAAGACTTAGTGTTATAATTCCGCTTGGACTTATGAAAGCTTAAAAAAGGGACTTTAATGGCAACCAAAATGTATTCGGTTACAGCAGAAAGTAGTATAGAGGCGTTAAAAAAAGCAAGAGAACTTTATGGTGATAACGCTATTCATGTTACAACCAAACAAATACAGCCTAAAACTATAAATAAAAAGCCTATATTTGAAGTTGTTGTAAGTGTTGAAGAAGCTGATGAGATAAAGCAAAAACCAAATCCTGTAGTATTAAATTATGAAAATGCTTATTCTAAATTCAACCAAAAACAAGAACCAGCAAAACCGAAATTTAGTATAACAGAAACAAAACAAGAGCCAGTAAAACAAAATAAATTAAATAGCGAAGATGTAATGCTTAGCATATCAAATATGGCAAAAGAGATAAGTGAAATAGCAAATATTCCAGCTGTTGAACCCACTAAAAAAGAACAAAACCAAACAAATAAAAAAATGGATGAAGTTGCAAAACAGGTAAACATCTTGAGCGAAAAGGTAAATCTCATAACCGATATGTTTTGGGATGAAAGAGCCGCTAGTAGAAACAATCTAGCAATTCCACCTGAGTTTGCCACTATATACAAAGCAGCAAAAAGTAGTGGCATGAAAGAAGAGCATTTAGAGGCTATAATGCACACAACCTTAACAAACATGCCAACAAGTATGAAAGCAAATCCAACCGCTGTAAAAAGATATTTTTACTCTTTACTTAGAAATATGCTTCCTTGTAGAAAAGAAAAAAAGCATTCAAAACAAAGAATAATGATGCTAGTTGGTCCAACAGGGGTTGGCAAGACAACTACACTAGCAAAACTTGCAGCAAGGTTTGCATATAGCAGCGAAAAAAGATACACAACAGGCATAATAACACTTGATACATATAGAATAGGAGCTGTTGAACAACTATTTCAATATGCAAAAATGATGAAACTTCCAATTCTTGATGTTATTGAAATAGATGATTTTAAAGATGCTATAAGAAGGCTAAATCATTGTGATATTATACTTGTTGATACAACCGGAAACTCGCAATACGACAAAGAAAAATTAGATAAGCTTGATAAGTTTTTAAGAGCAAGTGAGGCACAAATAGATGTAAGTTTAGTTCTTAGTGCTGGGTCAAAAGTAGATGATCTGATAGAAATTTATAATGGTTTTTCTTTTTTGGATATAGACACGCTAATCATAACAAAGTTTGATGAAACAAGAGTGTTTGGAAATGTATTTTCTTTGATATATGAGACAAATACACCTGTTAGCTATTTTTGTGTTGGACAAGAAGTTCCTGATGATTTGATAGAAGCAAAAAGTGATTTTTTGGTTTCTTGTGTCTTAGAAGGTTTTAAAAAGGATGTTTTATGATAAATCAAGCACATAAGTTAAAAAACCTAGTTTCAAATGCTACAAATCAAACACAAAAAAGAACACATTTTATAGCTATAACAAGCGGTAAAGGCGGGGTTGGCAAAAGCACTATTAGTGCAAATATAGCAAATGTTTTAGCTACAAATGGATACAAGGTCGCACTTTTAGATGCTGATATAGGACTTGCTAATTTAGATGTTATCTTAAATGTAAAAATGGGTAAAAATTTATTAAACGTATTAAAAGGTGAATGCTCCTTAAAAGAGATACTAATAGAAGTTAAAAAAAATTTAATACTAATACCTGGCGAAAGCGGAGATGAGATATTAAAGTTTAATAATCAATTTTTATATGAGAGATTTTTAACTGAGGCAAACGAGCTTGATGAACTTGATTTTATGATAATAGATACAGGTGCTGGCATAGGCGGAAGCACTCAACTTTTTTTAGAAGCCGCGGATGAGGTTGTTGTTGTAACTATACCAGACCCAGCAGCGATAACTGATGCATATGCGGTTATAAAAATATTATCAAAATTTAAAAGCAACCCTTTACTTCTTTTAAATATGGTAAAAAATGAAAATGAAGCCACAAAGATATTTGAAAATATCAAAAAAGTAGCTGTAGCAAATATAAAAAATGAATTGGATCTTGAATTTATAGGGCATTTAAATGCTGATAAAATAATATCAAAAAGTATAAAACAAAGGACACTGTTCAGCGATGATGCCCCGTATAGCAATTCAACATCTGAGCTAAAAGATATTGTGTCAAAAATTTTATATAAACTGGAACGAAAAGTGCTTGTAAATGAAAATCACAGTTTTAGTGGATTTTTCAAACGATTAATAGAGCAATTTTAAGGAATTAAGGTGAGAGCGGAAAATTATATAGCATTTTTTACTGTTTGTGGTTTTTTTACCGGAATAATATGGTCTTTTATAAAAGCACAAGAGGCTATTGATATGCTTATATACACCGTCTTAATCACTTTTTTTTACTATCTTATTATACACATAATAATTATGAATTATGTTGACATAAAAACAACAATAAAGAAATTTTTTGACAAAGAAAAACATGAAGAAATTGCCGATTATTTGCTTAGCGAATTAGCGATAAGAGAAAAGCGAATAGAACACCTAATTATCATGCAAGAGCCTGAGACAAAGCAAAAAACAACAGGTAAAACAAATGCAAGAGCCAAAGCAAAAGCAGCCTAATCCTTATCAAAATGCTATTAAAAAAGAACAAGATGAAATTGTTTTATCATATATGCCTGCATTAAAAACAATGGCATTTCGCCTAAAAGAGAGACTTCCGGCAAATATAGAAGTAAGTGAGCTTATAAGCATAGGTGTGGAAGAGATGATAAAACTCAGCAGAAAATATGACAAAACACAAAATAATTCTTTTTGGGGATACGCTAGAAAAAGAGTTTATGGCTCCATGCTTGATTATCTAAGAAGTCTTGATCTAGTAAGTAGATCAAACAGAAAACTCATCCGCCAAATAAATAAAGCCGTAGATGAGTATTTTAATAAATTTGAAGAAGAGCCTGATGATGAATATCTGGCTAAAGTCTTAAATGAAGATATAGAAAAGATAAAAAATGCAAGAAATGCAAATATGGTAAGTTCTGTTTTATCGCTAGATGAGCAAATAGGCACTTTAAGTAGTGAAAACACAGAAGAAACTGTCTCAAGAGATGACTTGATTCAAAAAATTGAAAATGTTTTAAATAACTTTACACAAAGAGAACAACTTATAATACAACTTTATTATTATGAAGAGCTGAGTTTAAAGGAAATAAGTGAAATTTTAGAAATAAGTGAAGGTAGAATTTCTCAAATTCACAAAAGACTATTAACTAAAATAAGAGAAAATTTGGAGGGTTAATGGCTGATATTTTAAGTCAAGAAGAGATAGATGCGTTACTTGAGGTTGTTGATGGAGACACAGAGCCACATGATATAGAATCACACTCTAGCGACAACAGTGAACAAAAACAAATCATTATATATGACTTTAAGCGTCCAAATCGTGTATCAAAAGAGCAACTTCGTGCAATAAAAGGGATACACGATAAACTAGCCAGAAACCTAGCTTCTCAAATTTCTAGTGTCATGAGAAGCATAGTTGAAATTAGGCTTCATAGTGTGGATCAAATGACATACGGCGAGTTTTTGATGAGTCTTCCAAGCCCCACAAGTTTTAATGTGTTTTCTATAAAACCACTTGATGGAAATTGTATATTAGAAATAAATCCAAGTATTGCATTTCCTATGATAGACAGATTGCTTGGTGGAAATGGCGAAAGTTTTGAAACCAACAGAGAACTAACAGAAATAGAGATAAACTTACTTGATGCTATACTAAGAATGATAATGCAAAGACTAAAAGAGAGTTGGTCTATGATAACTGATATGTATCCAAATGTTGAGGCCAAGGAAAGTAGCCCGAATGTTGTTCAAATCGTATCTCAAAATGAAATTGTAATAATGGTAGTAATGGAGATAATAGTAGGAAACTCGAGCGGAATGATAAATATATGTTATCCTGTAATATATCTTGAACCTATCTTATCTCGCTTGGCAAATAGAGATATAATGCTTGGGGAAACAAGCGCTAAAAAAAGTAGAAATAAAGAACTAAAAACATTGATAGGAAGAGCTGAAATTTTATACGAAGCCATACTCGGAAAAACAGTAATTAGTGTAAATGAATTTCTTGATTTGAAAGAAGGAGATATATTAAGGCTCGATAGAGGAGCTGATGATAAAGCAATAGTTGCCATTGATAAAAAAGAGGTATTTTTAGCAGAAGTTGGGCTTTATAGATTTAGAAAATCTATAAAAATAGAACAATTAATAAGATCAGATAAAGATGAAATAAAAAATATACTAGAAAAATACGAAGAGGAAAGAAAAGCAAAACTTTTAGCATACGAGCAAGAAGAGAAACAAAGACAAGAGGAAGAACAACGCAATGATGAATGAATTTTTTAATATATTCTCAAATGAAATAAAGGCTACAGTTGAAGGGCTTACAGGTAAAATACCAGAGATTGGAGAGAGAAATGACTTTGATGCAAAAACGCAAAATGGCATTAAAACACCTCTTGCAACTTCAAACATAGCCATAAAAGGCGAATGCAATGCAAAAGGGATGCTTGTTTGCACACCTGTACTCATAAGTGCTATTGGCGAATGGATGATGGGCGAGGAAGAGATAACAAAAAATGAAAATTTAAGTGAAGATGACCTAGATGCAGCAAAAGAGATTTTTTCAAATCTTATAGGTGCATTTAATACATCATTGGGTGCTCAAAAAAATCTACCAAAACTAAGCTTTGAAGTCCTTGGTGTAAATTTTTTAAAAGAAGATGATAATTTAAATCTAAGTGACTTTGAAAAATTATATCTTTTTAATATAAAGATAGAAGATTTAGATGAATATATAGGATTTGTTGGGGACATAGAATTTAATCAAGCAATAGATCCAAGCCAAAAAAAAGAAGAAAGTAAACAACCACAAAAACAAAACACAACAAACAATTCAGGAAATTTAACAACAGAAGAGATGAGAAATATAGGTCTTATAATGGATGTAAGACTACCTATAAGGGTAAGAATAGGCTCTAAGAGAATGCTGTTAAAAGATGTTTTATCAATGGATATAGGATCTGTAATAGAGCTAAATCAACTTGCAAATGATCCTCTTGAAATTTTAATAGGTGATAAAGTGATAGCATATGGAGAGGTTGTTATTGTTGATGGAAACTTTGGTATACAAATCACACAAATAGGCTCAAAAAGAGAAAGGCTTGAACAATTAAAATGAAATTTATAAATGAATTTACAAGCTATAAAGATAAGATTAAAATATCTGAAAATAGCGTAACTTTTTTTGGCTCAGCAAGATTTAAATCCGATAATAAATATTGTAAAAGCGCAAAAGAATTAGCTTTTATGTTAAGTGAAAATGGTATAAACATAATCACTG
This genomic window contains:
- a CDS encoding M24 family metallopeptidase, producing the protein MKNYILRDENAVFFECGYSCDNEIFICVNGYKFFITDARYAIEAQEFAKSDVSIICTQTSVIKEARFLLRKLKPKNLVFDPFDFSYADFNQLSSSLGVHFIQKPNFSKLKRIIKSQEEIQLLQQAAKFGEKCFDEFADFIRKNGENMSEEELFFNANLIFRQKNTLGLSFEPIVAINENAAKAHALPSKKKLKYGDLLLVDAGVRYKKYCSDRTRTACFDENFNFSKEQKFKNQKQQDVYEIVKQAQIKAINIIKPGVKAKEIDLAARNFIAKAGYEKEFFHSTGHGVGIDIHEFPNINKREETIIKEGMIFSVEPGIYIQNEFGVRIEDVVLVTKDGALIL
- a CDS encoding hydrogenase-4 component G, giving the protein MQINSSFSNINQQNINKTKQNENKFENLDATMNAKQISNSYFLQYSKQIEQTSSSSINAQSSIFGISNINIPDNLAEILKDIDLDKIGYNGKNITELSKEEAAELVSENGFFGISQTSERIANFIINGAGDDVEKLRAGKEGMLRGFKEAEKLWGSKLPEISQKTIKKSIQEVDKKLAVLGADVLNVSA
- the fliY gene encoding flagellar motor switch protein FliY, yielding MMNEFFNIFSNEIKATVEGLTGKIPEIGERNDFDAKTQNGIKTPLATSNIAIKGECNAKGMLVCTPVLISAIGEWMMGEEEITKNENLSEDDLDAAKEIFSNLIGAFNTSLGAQKNLPKLSFEVLGVNFLKEDDNLNLSDFEKLYLFNIKIEDLDEYIGFVGDIEFNQAIDPSQKKEESKQPQKQNTTNNSGNLTTEEMRNIGLIMDVRLPIRVRIGSKRMLLKDVLSMDIGSVIELNQLANDPLEILIGDKVIAYGEVVIVDGNFGIQITQIGSKRERLEQLK
- the fliM gene encoding flagellar motor switch protein FliM, producing MADILSQEEIDALLEVVDGDTEPHDIESHSSDNSEQKQIIIYDFKRPNRVSKEQLRAIKGIHDKLARNLASQISSVMRSIVEIRLHSVDQMTYGEFLMSLPSPTSFNVFSIKPLDGNCILEINPSIAFPMIDRLLGGNGESFETNRELTEIEINLLDAILRMIMQRLKESWSMITDMYPNVEAKESSPNVVQIVSQNEIVIMVVMEIIVGNSSGMINICYPVIYLEPILSRLANRDIMLGETSAKKSRNKELKTLIGRAEILYEAILGKTVISVNEFLDLKEGDILRLDRGADDKAIVAIDKKEVFLAEVGLYRFRKSIKIEQLIRSDKDEIKNILEKYEEERKAKLLAYEQEEKQRQEEEQRNDE
- the mqnF gene encoding aminofutalosine deaminase family hydrolase, whose translation is MKILKAKYLIDENLNFLKDHAIVFQKHIIDMGDADTIIKKYNNAEVIDMKNSIIAPAFVNTHVHLEFSANKSSLVYGDFIVWLGSIVKNSAFLVKKGTPKVIEKAIKSMLKSGIASVGAISSFGNDIKSLANSPLNVVMFNEILGSNELYCEQSFDLFLKRFSESVKYKSERFIPAMAIHSPYSVHPKLLQKSLDFAKKEKLVLSTHFLESKYEKQWLEEGRGNFENHLKKFIDNPKPMYNPDEFFANFKGLKTLFTHCVYASNLKDFDKNHSITHCPRSNRLLGDRRLDLKSVLDFDVSLNIGTDGLSSNLSLNMFDEIRAAIFTHCDLSLNELCKKLFKAATIGGANALSLNNGVLKKGYNSDIMVLKAPQCDESSLLTQMLLQTKNVKKLYIGGNECNF
- the folK gene encoding 2-amino-4-hydroxy-6-hydroxymethyldihydropteridine diphosphokinase; this translates as MMADGARSITSSSFFPKYFGFKNNFKFNTLIGVGGNIGNTKKIFDRFIRALKEDKRFHIVETSPILINKAFGYIYQNDFSNAVINLQTSVSPYNLLKIMQNYEKIFRRTRSFKNAPRTLDLDILYFSQKVRKTEKLTIPHIGANQRLSVIIPLGLMKA
- the aroQ gene encoding type II 3-dehydroquinate dehydratase; translation: MDKKFKIMVIQGPNINMLGVRDPGMYGSMKMEDIHSQMKVVAEQYGADIEFFQSNFEGELVDKIQECLGEVDGIIINPAAYSHTSIAIRDAISAVGLPAIEVHISNIYRREEFREKSLIAPVCAGHIAGFGPVGYHLAMIGMLQIFDQIKALEAANQNQ
- a CDS encoding RNA polymerase sigma factor FliA; its protein translation is MQEPKQKQPNPYQNAIKKEQDEIVLSYMPALKTMAFRLKERLPANIEVSELISIGVEEMIKLSRKYDKTQNNSFWGYARKRVYGSMLDYLRSLDLVSRSNRKLIRQINKAVDEYFNKFEEEPDDEYLAKVLNEDIEKIKNARNANMVSSVLSLDEQIGTLSSENTEETVSRDDLIQKIENVLNNFTQREQLIIQLYYYEELSLKEISEILEISEGRISQIHKRLLTKIRENLEG
- the sppA gene encoding signal peptide peptidase SppA is translated as MQFLKNIFLPIIAIFKFINNYFKALIFLLILFLVFSPETDVKSSNLAQVDIRGAIFNADEVIKKLENIRNDKNIKGVLLYIDSPGGSLSPSVEIAMEVKKLKLEKKVVSYAAGSMTSGSYYAGVNADKIIANPGSFIGSIGVIMQAPNISELASKIGIKEQVVKAGEFKEAGTFTREWSEVERQSIQELVDKSYELFTTDVSLARNLKLENINEWANARVFLAGDAIKVGLIDELGGYFDAKKELENISNVDIPIWQETPKIEKIIQKITSDSVNSFISLIFSPKIK
- a CDS encoding P-loop NTPase, with product MINQAHKLKNLVSNATNQTQKRTHFIAITSGKGGVGKSTISANIANVLATNGYKVALLDADIGLANLDVILNVKMGKNLLNVLKGECSLKEILIEVKKNLILIPGESGDEILKFNNQFLYERFLTEANELDELDFMIIDTGAGIGGSTQLFLEAADEVVVVTIPDPAAITDAYAVIKILSKFKSNPLLLLNMVKNENEATKIFENIKKVAVANIKNELDLEFIGHLNADKIISKSIKQRTLFSDDAPYSNSTSELKDIVSKILYKLERKVLVNENHSFSGFFKRLIEQF
- the flhF gene encoding flagellar biosynthesis protein FlhF; this translates as MATKMYSVTAESSIEALKKARELYGDNAIHVTTKQIQPKTINKKPIFEVVVSVEEADEIKQKPNPVVLNYENAYSKFNQKQEPAKPKFSITETKQEPVKQNKLNSEDVMLSISNMAKEISEIANIPAVEPTKKEQNQTNKKMDEVAKQVNILSEKVNLITDMFWDERAASRNNLAIPPEFATIYKAAKSSGMKEEHLEAIMHTTLTNMPTSMKANPTAVKRYFYSLLRNMLPCRKEKKHSKQRIMMLVGPTGVGKTTTLAKLAARFAYSSEKRYTTGIITLDTYRIGAVEQLFQYAKMMKLPILDVIEIDDFKDAIRRLNHCDIILVDTTGNSQYDKEKLDKLDKFLRASEAQIDVSLVLSAGSKVDDLIEIYNGFSFLDIDTLIITKFDETRVFGNVFSLIYETNTPVSYFCVGQEVPDDLIEAKSDFLVSCVLEGFKKDVL